The following are encoded in a window of Algiphilus aromaticivorans DG1253 genomic DNA:
- a CDS encoding aminotransferase class V-fold PLP-dependent enzyme: MNAPDTLTAPIDVAAVRTQFPVLAQRVHEDKRLAYLDNAATTQKPEAVLKVIDGYYRFDNSNVHRGVHALAARATQAYEDARATIARFCGHTPEATVFTRGTTEAINLVAYSYLLPKLEAGDEILLTEMEHHANIVPWQLVAERTGAKIVVAPVRDDGSLDIDTWRERLGPRTRMAAFVHVSNTLGTVNPIAEMVEMARAAGVLTLIDGAQAVAHIPLNFHDLGADFYSFSSHKLYGPTGFGVLLAKPEHLDAMPPWQGGGDMIDTVSFEGTTFAEPPARFEAGTPHIAGAIGCAAAIDWVSGVGLDAARAHETHLLEQTMSAIADIPGLRVLGTAPDKAAIIAFNLDGAHASDISSLLDMQGVAVRVGHHCTMPLHSRFGLTGSARASFAIYNDDEDVAQFAAALRKAAKMLG, encoded by the coding sequence GTGAATGCTCCCGATACCCTTACCGCCCCTATCGACGTAGCCGCCGTGCGCACGCAGTTCCCGGTGCTCGCCCAGCGCGTGCACGAGGACAAGCGCCTGGCCTACCTCGACAATGCCGCCACCACGCAGAAGCCCGAAGCGGTGCTGAAGGTGATCGACGGCTACTACCGCTTTGATAACAGCAATGTCCACCGCGGAGTGCACGCGCTGGCCGCGCGCGCCACGCAGGCCTACGAAGACGCCCGCGCCACCATCGCCCGCTTCTGCGGCCACACCCCGGAAGCCACGGTCTTCACACGCGGCACTACCGAGGCCATCAATCTGGTCGCCTACAGCTATCTGCTGCCCAAGCTCGAAGCGGGCGACGAGATCCTGCTCACCGAGATGGAGCACCACGCCAACATCGTGCCCTGGCAGCTCGTCGCCGAGCGCACGGGCGCGAAGATCGTGGTCGCGCCGGTGCGCGATGACGGCAGCCTGGATATCGACACCTGGCGGGAACGACTCGGCCCGCGCACACGCATGGCCGCCTTCGTGCACGTCTCGAACACCCTCGGCACGGTGAATCCGATCGCCGAAATGGTCGAGATGGCACGCGCCGCCGGCGTGCTCACCCTCATCGATGGCGCCCAGGCTGTTGCGCATATTCCACTGAATTTTCATGATCTTGGTGCAGACTTCTATAGCTTTTCCTCACACAAGCTCTACGGCCCGACCGGCTTCGGCGTGCTGCTGGCGAAGCCGGAGCATCTCGACGCCATGCCGCCCTGGCAGGGCGGCGGCGACATGATCGATACCGTCAGCTTCGAGGGCACGACCTTCGCCGAGCCGCCAGCGCGCTTCGAGGCCGGCACGCCGCATATCGCTGGCGCGATCGGCTGCGCAGCGGCCATCGACTGGGTGTCGGGGGTCGGCCTCGACGCCGCGCGCGCCCACGAGACGCATCTGCTCGAACAGACCATGAGCGCCATCGCCGATATTCCGGGCCTGCGCGTGCTGGGCACCGCGCCGGACAAGGCGGCGATCATCGCCTTCAACCTCGACGGGGCCCACGCCTCGGATATCAGCTCGCTGCTCGATATGCAGGGTGTGGCCGTGCGCGTCGGTCACCACTGCACGATGCCGCTGCACAGCCGCTTCGGTCTCACCGGCAGCGCGCGCGCCTCCTTCGCCATCTACAACGACGACGAAGACGTCGCCCAGTTCGCCGCGGCGCTGCGCAAGGCCGCCAAGATGCTGGGCTAA
- a CDS encoding flavin monoamine oxidase family protein, producing MNDVDSDVIVLGAGFAGLAAAQRLRSAGCRVLLLEARDRVGGRVMPGELAGRTIDLGGQWVGVGHERLSMLAGEAGRPLLPQYTEGQKLLAAGGRQRRYRGLIPPVSPGALLGMGWALWRLRRLQQRVSAAAPWTAADAEQLDACTVAQWRNRNLPTAGGRALFDVATRAVFCVEPDQLSMLAFLHYLAANGSVEALTSTTDGAQAATVDGGMHALARHLAEPLQAQLRLSTPVQAVDQDAEGVSVRADGVTYRARRLIVAMAPALSGRIAMQGISAAREQLAQRMPMGSVIKCQIAYERPFWREQGLSGEYVGSSAVFSPVFDNSPADGSCGALVGFIDGTEAVRWSGQAEARRCAVIDSLVAAFGAQAAEPLDYVDQDWIADPWSRGCYTGVPTPGTLSRLGPALREPCGAVHWAGTETAEAWCGYIEGALNSGERAAAEVLEAMA from the coding sequence ATGAACGATGTCGATTCGGATGTCATCGTGCTGGGTGCCGGCTTCGCGGGGCTGGCGGCGGCGCAGCGGCTTCGCTCCGCCGGCTGCCGGGTGCTGCTGCTGGAGGCGCGCGATCGCGTCGGCGGTCGTGTCATGCCGGGCGAGCTTGCGGGTCGTACTATCGATCTTGGTGGGCAATGGGTTGGGGTCGGCCACGAGCGACTCTCGATGCTGGCCGGCGAGGCCGGGCGTCCCTTGCTGCCGCAGTACACCGAAGGCCAGAAGCTGCTCGCTGCTGGCGGTCGTCAGCGCCGCTACCGCGGGCTGATTCCACCGGTCTCACCGGGGGCACTGCTGGGCATGGGCTGGGCGCTGTGGCGCCTGCGGCGGCTGCAGCAGCGTGTGTCCGCCGCCGCGCCCTGGACTGCGGCAGACGCCGAGCAGTTGGACGCGTGCACTGTCGCGCAGTGGCGCAACCGGAATCTGCCTACAGCGGGCGGCCGCGCACTCTTTGACGTGGCGACGCGTGCGGTGTTTTGCGTCGAACCGGATCAGCTCTCCATGCTGGCCTTTCTGCACTATCTGGCTGCCAATGGCAGCGTCGAGGCACTCACCAGCACCACCGACGGCGCACAGGCCGCGACCGTCGATGGCGGCATGCACGCGTTGGCACGCCATCTCGCCGAGCCCCTGCAGGCGCAGCTGCGCCTGTCCACACCTGTGCAGGCGGTGGATCAGGACGCGGAGGGCGTCAGCGTGCGCGCCGACGGCGTCACCTATCGCGCGCGGCGGCTCATCGTCGCCATGGCGCCGGCACTGTCCGGGCGCATCGCGATGCAGGGCATCAGCGCGGCGCGTGAGCAGCTCGCCCAGCGCATGCCGATGGGCTCGGTCATCAAGTGCCAGATCGCCTACGAGCGTCCCTTCTGGCGCGAACAGGGCCTGTCCGGCGAGTACGTCGGCAGTTCGGCCGTGTTCAGCCCGGTCTTCGACAACTCGCCGGCCGACGGCAGTTGCGGTGCGCTAGTGGGCTTCATCGACGGCACCGAGGCGGTGCGCTGGAGTGGCCAAGCCGAGGCCCGTCGCTGCGCGGTCATCGACAGCCTCGTCGCTGCATTCGGTGCACAAGCCGCGGAGCCGCTCGACTACGTCGACCAGGACTGGATAGCCGATCCCTGGAGCCGCGGCTGTTATACCGGCGTGCCCACGCCGGGCACCCTCAGCCGGTTGGGCCCGGCGCTTCGCGAGCCCTGCGGCGCCGTGCACTGGGCCGGTACCGAGACTGCGGAGGCCTGGTGCGGCTACATCGAGGGCGCGCTGAACTCCGGCGAGCGCGCGGCGGCGGAAGTCCTGGAAGCGATGGCCTGA
- a CDS encoding TetR/AcrR family transcriptional regulator — translation MQQKESRERIEPRRGRPSGGGDAEARREALLAAAVRVIGRRGIAAASTRAIAAEAGVHAAMVHYLFPDKQALLAAVLEAVHGRTRATIEQACRGAPSLGVALERLAEAYWTHVCADPELQRAQYELTLAALHGGAGADLARRQYEGYIAMLACALRAADAQVHDEASLDVLAGAMVAMMDGLILQFLATGDAHAVKARLDAAVAMLRAQTDGATS, via the coding sequence ATGCAGCAGAAGGAATCCAGGGAACGAATCGAGCCAAGGCGTGGGCGTCCGTCCGGCGGCGGCGACGCCGAGGCGCGCCGTGAAGCGCTGCTTGCCGCAGCCGTGCGCGTCATCGGGCGTCGCGGCATTGCGGCTGCCAGCACGCGCGCGATCGCAGCCGAGGCTGGCGTGCATGCGGCGATGGTGCACTACCTCTTTCCAGACAAGCAGGCCTTGCTCGCGGCGGTGCTGGAGGCGGTACACGGGCGAACTCGCGCGACGATCGAGCAGGCCTGTCGCGGCGCGCCGTCGCTGGGCGTAGCCCTGGAGCGCCTTGCCGAAGCCTACTGGACGCACGTCTGCGCCGATCCCGAGCTGCAGCGCGCTCAGTACGAGCTGACGCTGGCCGCGCTGCATGGCGGGGCAGGGGCCGATCTGGCACGCCGGCAGTACGAGGGCTACATCGCCATGCTTGCGTGCGCCCTTCGCGCCGCTGACGCCCAGGTGCACGATGAAGCGAGCTTGGATGTCCTCGCCGGAGCGATGGTGGCGATGATGGACGGGCTGATCCTGCAATTCCTGGCCACCGGCGATGCGCACGCCGTGAAGGCGCGTCTGGATGCTGCCGTGGCGATGCTTCGGGCGCAAACGGATGGGGCGACGTCATGA
- the dacB gene encoding D-alanyl-D-alanine carboxypeptidase/D-alanyl-D-alanine endopeptidase: MPDSAFIRNGSVALAAAVGLVLAGLSGASAQLPSNWPELGTIEADGARVSALAIDLETGRTLAQRNPSARLIPASLSKLYTAAGALRHWGPEHRFVTRLLGAEPTGDGRIDGDLVMLGGADPDLGREELRTMVAALRARGVAHVSGDLIIDESLLGRIECQTRDRCEARAQSSYAFDGPLSAAGIDYGSLEVTIRPNAKTGQEATVRLAPAHLPEPQIRGHVRTVPADGALALWLRRETPDAGPPLLHISGQIPRGHAPVKRSRSVGDAAAHTGRVLRQLLRAGGVRVSGETRVRSEADTAIGELHELARVESAPLAEQLRRMQHYSNNYMADLLTLHLAHELNGAPLALSEAADLLMEGRKSDTATETAALLDSGSGLSVSSKLSARDLVDLLVTTYDDPALFPSFLGSLPVPAFSNSGQLRGGDTLWQRRIAAKTGWLSEPVGVRAVAGYARTLSGRWIAFAIVLNGTEKRPALARRPSLSAIRQDVTSLIAAY, from the coding sequence ATGCCCGATTCAGCTTTCATACGCAACGGATCGGTCGCGCTCGCGGCCGCTGTCGGTCTGGTGCTGGCAGGCCTCTCTGGCGCGTCGGCGCAGCTGCCATCCAATTGGCCGGAACTCGGCACGATCGAAGCAGATGGCGCTCGCGTTTCCGCACTGGCTATCGACCTGGAGACCGGCCGCACTCTCGCTCAGCGCAACCCGTCGGCGCGCCTGATTCCCGCCTCGCTCAGCAAGCTCTATACAGCGGCCGGCGCATTGCGTCACTGGGGACCGGAGCACCGCTTCGTGACGCGCCTGCTGGGCGCCGAGCCCACCGGCGATGGCCGTATCGACGGCGATCTGGTGATGCTCGGCGGCGCCGACCCGGATCTCGGCCGGGAAGAGCTCCGCACGATGGTCGCCGCCCTGCGCGCACGCGGCGTGGCGCATGTCAGCGGCGACCTCATCATCGACGAGAGCCTGCTCGGACGCATCGAGTGCCAAACGAGGGATCGCTGCGAGGCGCGCGCACAGAGCAGTTATGCCTTCGACGGGCCGCTTTCCGCCGCGGGCATCGATTACGGCAGCCTTGAGGTCACCATCCGCCCGAACGCCAAGACCGGTCAGGAAGCCACGGTCCGCCTGGCCCCGGCGCATCTGCCCGAGCCGCAGATTCGCGGTCATGTCCGCACTGTCCCGGCCGACGGTGCGCTGGCGCTTTGGCTGCGTCGAGAAACGCCGGATGCCGGCCCGCCCCTGCTCCACATCAGTGGCCAGATTCCACGCGGGCACGCACCGGTGAAACGCTCGCGCTCGGTGGGTGACGCGGCAGCTCATACCGGTCGCGTGCTGCGCCAGTTGCTGCGCGCCGGGGGCGTTCGCGTTTCCGGGGAAACGCGCGTGCGCAGCGAAGCCGATACCGCCATTGGCGAACTGCACGAGCTGGCGCGCGTTGAAAGTGCACCTCTGGCAGAGCAGCTGCGTCGCATGCAGCACTATTCGAATAACTACATGGCCGATCTGCTCACCCTGCACCTGGCGCACGAGCTTAATGGCGCGCCGCTGGCGCTATCCGAGGCAGCGGACCTGCTTATGGAAGGACGGAAAAGCGATACGGCGACCGAGACCGCCGCACTCCTGGACAGCGGCAGCGGGCTATCGGTGAGCAGCAAGCTATCGGCAAGGGATCTGGTAGATCTTCTGGTAACGACCTACGACGACCCGGCGCTGTTTCCGAGCTTTCTGGGCAGCCTGCCGGTGCCGGCGTTCTCCAACTCTGGTCAACTGCGCGGTGGCGATACGCTCTGGCAACGGCGCATCGCTGCCAAGACCGGCTGGCTCAGCGAGCCGGTGGGCGTGCGCGCGGTAGCCGGCTACGCGCGGACGCTTAGTGGTCGCTGGATCGCCTTCGCCATCGTGCTGAACGGCACAGAAAAAAGGCCGGCGCTTGCGCGCCGGCCCAGTCTTTCCGCGATCCGACAAGATGTCACCTCGCTGATTGCGGCCTACTAG
- a CDS encoding DUF5666 domain-containing protein, with translation MISTADIIRRMLAPAALGLAVAACGGGGDTNPALGDVNGTGVTSKVFVRGAVTGFGSVRVGERRFVTDDANFVIRDAGGSEEALRVGQIVEVEATRDDDGTLRAQTVRYDATISGPVSAVDSVAETLTVAGQHVRVVPATVLDGLALTDISVGDRLEVSGRRTVGEGVAASYIGRDDDRDEVEVVGRVAGLDEGAQSFRIGELSVDYSAAELDIDDDGALMDGLLVEVEGSLESGVLIADEVDEENDDAFRDFLDEDNTEVELEGSIDEVIDASSFLLRGVTVRFDGRTEFDDGGPQNIAVDAAVEVEGIVIGDGTLLASEISFDDDFGSDRDDDAGSVELTGPVQSADDMGIDIFGVRVAVDASARLSDDRDDDRRFELGDLAQGDYVEIAAREPADGGNPLRAVRVEREDDDGDDDKIDGIVRSFDEAAGTLDVSGVQVQVDGNTAFDDSDAASFFASLGVGDRVEVDGRYEGVTADTFHATEIERDDDDDSDEDSDDDTDDDTDDDSED, from the coding sequence ATGATCAGCACAGCAGACATCATTCGACGCATGCTCGCGCCGGCTGCCCTCGGCCTGGCAGTCGCGGCCTGCGGCGGGGGCGGGGATACCAATCCGGCCCTCGGCGACGTCAACGGCACCGGAGTGACCTCCAAGGTCTTCGTGCGCGGTGCGGTCACCGGCTTCGGCAGCGTTCGTGTCGGTGAGCGGCGCTTCGTCACCGATGACGCCAATTTCGTCATCCGCGATGCGGGCGGGTCTGAAGAGGCGCTTCGTGTCGGGCAGATCGTCGAGGTCGAGGCCACGCGCGACGACGACGGCACGCTGCGTGCGCAGACCGTACGTTATGACGCCACGATCTCGGGGCCGGTAAGTGCGGTCGACAGCGTTGCAGAGACGCTCACGGTCGCAGGCCAGCACGTACGCGTGGTCCCGGCGACGGTGCTCGACGGCCTCGCGCTGACCGATATCAGCGTCGGTGACCGGCTGGAAGTCAGCGGCCGCCGCACGGTCGGTGAGGGTGTCGCGGCCAGCTACATCGGGCGCGACGACGACCGCGATGAGGTTGAGGTGGTCGGACGCGTGGCTGGCCTGGACGAGGGCGCGCAGAGCTTCCGTATCGGCGAGTTGAGCGTTGACTATTCCGCGGCCGAGCTGGACATCGACGACGACGGGGCACTCATGGACGGGCTGCTCGTCGAGGTTGAAGGCAGTCTCGAAAGCGGCGTCCTTATCGCCGACGAGGTCGACGAGGAGAACGATGACGCCTTCCGCGACTTCCTCGACGAGGACAACACCGAGGTGGAGCTGGAGGGCAGCATCGACGAAGTGATAGACGCCAGCAGTTTCCTGTTGCGCGGCGTGACGGTGCGCTTTGACGGTCGCACCGAGTTCGATGATGGCGGCCCGCAGAATATCGCGGTCGATGCCGCGGTCGAGGTTGAAGGAATCGTCATTGGAGACGGCACGCTGCTTGCGAGCGAGATCTCCTTCGATGACGACTTCGGCAGCGACCGCGACGACGATGCTGGCTCGGTTGAGCTGACCGGTCCAGTGCAGTCAGCCGACGATATGGGCATCGACATCTTCGGCGTACGCGTGGCCGTTGATGCGAGCGCGCGGCTCAGTGACGATCGCGATGATGACCGGCGCTTCGAGCTCGGTGATCTCGCCCAGGGCGACTACGTCGAGATCGCTGCGCGCGAGCCGGCGGACGGTGGCAACCCCCTGCGCGCAGTTCGTGTCGAGCGCGAGGACGACGACGGGGATGACGACAAGATCGATGGCATCGTTCGCAGCTTCGATGAGGCTGCGGGCACTCTGGATGTTTCGGGTGTGCAGGTACAGGTGGACGGCAACACCGCATTCGACGACAGCGACGCCGCCAGCTTCTTCGCCTCCCTCGGCGTCGGTGATCGGGTAGAGGTTGATGGGCGCTACGAAGGTGTCACCGCCGATACCTTCCACGCCACCGAGATCGAGCGCGACGATGACGATGACAGCGATGAAGACAGCGACGATGATACGGATGACGATACTGACGACGACAGCGAGGATTGA
- a CDS encoding DUF6502 family protein yields MEIKTLLANSLYQLLRPVARIAMRHGLTTRDFHDIAKKAFVDVAREAYGIGGRPTNKSRVATLTGLTRAEVARLVDLDGEGSDERLGGRHPLNRVVTYWLRGADWTDADGQPRELLVEGESGSFRALVRAVGCDLPWQTLLRELQRMEIVERRQESVRLCKRGFIPGGGDEADRIPFLGENAAALVDTIDHNLRGDEPRIERKLVFRGLDEAGCQRLEALVREQGQQWLESLNNDIGATSAEDPGQDRFTGVGLYYFDMTPPEGGPYA; encoded by the coding sequence ATGGAAATAAAGACGCTACTAGCGAACAGTCTTTACCAGCTTCTGCGCCCCGTTGCGCGGATTGCCATGCGGCACGGACTGACCACGCGCGATTTCCACGACATCGCAAAGAAGGCCTTCGTGGATGTCGCCCGTGAGGCCTACGGCATCGGTGGTCGCCCGACCAATAAATCCCGGGTTGCCACGCTGACCGGCCTGACACGCGCCGAGGTGGCGCGCCTGGTCGACCTTGACGGCGAAGGCTCTGACGAGCGGCTCGGCGGACGTCACCCGCTCAATCGCGTGGTTACGTACTGGCTGCGTGGTGCGGACTGGACGGATGCGGACGGCCAGCCGCGCGAGCTTCTCGTGGAAGGCGAGTCGGGGAGCTTCAGGGCCCTGGTGCGTGCGGTGGGCTGCGATCTGCCGTGGCAGACGCTGCTGCGCGAGCTGCAGCGCATGGAGATCGTCGAGCGACGCCAGGAGTCCGTACGGCTCTGCAAACGCGGTTTCATTCCGGGCGGTGGTGATGAGGCCGACCGGATTCCTTTCCTCGGCGAGAACGCGGCCGCGCTGGTCGACACCATCGATCACAACCTGCGCGGTGATGAACCACGTATCGAGCGAAAGCTCGTCTTCCGCGGCCTCGACGAGGCCGGATGCCAACGCCTTGAAGCTCTCGTCCGGGAGCAGGGGCAGCAGTGGCTCGAATCCCTCAACAACGATATCGGCGCGACGAGCGCCGAAGACCCCGGCCAGGATCGCTTCACCGGCGTTGGCCTGTATTACTTCGACATGACCCCCCCTGAAGGAGGACCTTACGCATGA
- a CDS encoding isocitrate/isopropylmalate dehydrogenase family protein gives MAKAAQRIPVTLLEGDGIGPEIVAASCRVLDALGAPFDWEPQPAGLSAVDSHGDPLPQATLDSIRRNGLALKGPLTTPVGKGIRSINVRLREEFQLYANLRPARTIVEGGRFADIDLVLVRENLEGFYVGYEHYIPVGGDPKAVAESAGINTREGCRRIAEWTFDYAARHGRKKVTIVHKANILKLLTGLFLETAMEVGKRYEGQIAIEERIVDNCAMQLVMNPWQFDVLLTTNLFGDILSDQIAGLIGGLGMAPGGNIGKDAAIFEAVHGSAPDIAGKGLANPSALLLAAAMMLEHVDEHERAERLRTALHTTINTDGIRTGDLGGKASTEQFADGLIARL, from the coding sequence ATGGCGAAGGCTGCGCAGCGCATTCCGGTCACCCTTCTCGAAGGCGACGGTATCGGTCCCGAGATCGTCGCGGCGAGTTGCCGGGTTCTCGACGCGCTCGGCGCACCTTTCGACTGGGAACCCCAGCCCGCCGGTCTGAGCGCTGTCGACAGCCACGGCGACCCGCTGCCGCAGGCAACGCTGGATAGCATCCGGCGCAACGGCCTGGCGCTGAAGGGGCCGCTGACCACCCCGGTGGGTAAGGGCATCCGATCGATCAACGTCCGTCTGCGCGAGGAGTTCCAGCTCTACGCCAATTTGCGACCCGCGCGTACCATCGTCGAGGGCGGCCGCTTCGCGGACATCGATCTGGTGCTGGTGCGCGAGAACCTCGAGGGTTTCTACGTCGGCTACGAGCACTACATTCCGGTTGGCGGCGATCCCAAGGCCGTGGCCGAGAGCGCCGGCATCAATACCCGTGAGGGCTGCCGCCGCATCGCCGAGTGGACCTTCGACTATGCCGCACGCCACGGCCGCAAGAAGGTCACCATCGTCCACAAAGCCAACATCCTCAAGCTGCTGACCGGACTCTTCCTGGAAACGGCGATGGAGGTCGGCAAGCGCTACGAAGGCCAGATCGCCATCGAGGAACGCATCGTCGACAACTGCGCCATGCAGCTGGTCATGAACCCCTGGCAGTTCGACGTGCTGCTGACCACGAATCTCTTCGGCGACATCCTCTCCGACCAGATCGCCGGGCTCATCGGCGGCCTCGGCATGGCCCCCGGCGGCAATATCGGCAAGGACGCTGCCATCTTCGAGGCCGTGCACGGCTCGGCGCCGGACATCGCCGGCAAGGGCCTCGCCAACCCCAGCGCACTGCTGCTGGCCGCCGCGATGATGCTGGAGCACGTCGACGAGCACGAGCGCGCCGAACGCCTGCGCACCGCACTGCACACCACCATCAACACCGACGGCATCCGCACCGGCGACCTCGGCGGCAAGGCCAGCACCGAGCAATTCGCCGACGGCCTGATCGCGCGGCTCTGA
- the recJ gene encoding single-stranded-DNA-specific exonuclease RecJ: MPLLRRNADGAGALPGSLHPVVRRVYAGRGVAESAQADYGLSRLLPPDGLGGLDAAADLLAEAVSAGRRICIAGDYDADGATSTALLLRGLRALGAKHLDHVIPDRFTMGYGLSPALVDAAHAREAEVLVTVDCGIANVTGVAHAQALGMQVIVTDHHLPGPELPAADAIVNPNLPGDGFPSKALAGVGVAFYLLAALRARLGRDRLALAGLLDLVALGTVADVVPLDHNNRVFVAQGLARIRAGRASAGINALLQIAGREAENADAATLGFVVGPRLNAAGRLENMGQGVACLLCDEPEAALAMAGELDALNRSRRDIEADMVAGSETARVIEDAVGICLYEDGWHEGVVGLVASRAKQSAHRPVIAFAPSSEEGVLKGSARSIPGLHIRDAIAAVDRAQPELIDKFGGHAMAAGLSLQRSRLEVFAEVFDKVCREQLSEADLEARFETDGALGAEELNLDTALALEAAGPWGQAFPEPVFDGLFVVRDARIVGSDHVRYRFDAAGVTVAGIDFGGAERMAAPGARVALVYQLSVNRFRGETAAQLLVRELVAIA, translated from the coding sequence CTGCCGCTACTGCGCCGCAATGCTGACGGCGCCGGGGCGCTGCCGGGATCGCTGCATCCGGTGGTGCGGCGGGTCTACGCGGGACGTGGCGTCGCCGAGTCTGCGCAGGCCGACTATGGGTTGAGCCGTCTGCTGCCGCCGGATGGCCTGGGTGGCCTCGATGCGGCTGCCGATTTGCTCGCCGAGGCCGTCTCCGCGGGCCGCCGCATCTGCATTGCCGGCGACTACGATGCCGACGGCGCCACCAGCACGGCGCTGCTGCTGCGCGGTCTGCGCGCTCTGGGTGCCAAGCATCTGGATCACGTCATTCCCGATCGCTTCACGATGGGCTATGGCCTGTCGCCGGCATTGGTCGATGCGGCTCACGCCCGGGAAGCCGAAGTGCTGGTTACGGTGGACTGCGGCATCGCCAATGTCACGGGCGTCGCGCACGCCCAGGCCCTGGGCATGCAGGTCATCGTCACCGACCATCATCTGCCCGGCCCGGAGCTTCCGGCGGCCGACGCCATCGTCAATCCGAATCTTCCCGGCGACGGTTTTCCGAGCAAGGCGCTTGCCGGCGTCGGCGTGGCCTTCTATCTGCTCGCCGCACTACGCGCCCGACTGGGGCGCGACCGGCTGGCGCTGGCCGGTCTGCTCGATCTTGTGGCGCTGGGCACGGTGGCGGACGTCGTGCCGCTGGATCACAACAACCGTGTCTTTGTCGCCCAAGGTCTGGCCCGGATTCGTGCCGGGCGGGCCAGCGCCGGCATCAATGCGCTGCTGCAGATCGCCGGCCGGGAGGCCGAGAACGCCGATGCCGCCACGCTGGGCTTCGTGGTGGGCCCGCGCCTGAACGCCGCTGGCCGGCTCGAGAACATGGGGCAGGGGGTTGCCTGCCTGCTCTGCGACGAGCCGGAGGCCGCCCTGGCCATGGCCGGTGAACTGGACGCGCTGAATCGTTCCCGTCGGGACATCGAGGCGGATATGGTCGCCGGCAGCGAGACCGCCCGTGTGATCGAGGACGCTGTAGGCATCTGCCTCTACGAGGATGGTTGGCACGAAGGGGTGGTCGGTCTGGTTGCCTCGCGCGCCAAGCAGAGCGCGCACCGGCCCGTCATCGCCTTTGCGCCGAGCAGCGAAGAGGGCGTGCTCAAGGGCTCGGCGCGCTCGATCCCCGGCTTGCACATCCGTGACGCCATCGCGGCAGTGGACCGAGCTCAGCCCGAGCTGATCGACAAGTTCGGCGGTCACGCCATGGCTGCCGGGCTCAGCCTTCAACGCAGCCGGCTTGAGGTCTTCGCCGAAGTCTTCGACAAGGTTTGCCGCGAGCAGCTGAGCGAAGCCGATTTGGAGGCGCGCTTCGAGACCGACGGCGCGCTCGGTGCCGAAGAACTGAATCTGGATACGGCCCTGGCCCTGGAAGCGGCCGGGCCGTGGGGGCAGGCCTTCCCCGAGCCGGTCTTCGACGGGCTATTCGTCGTACGCGACGCGCGCATCGTCGGCAGCGACCATGTCCGCTATCGCTTCGACGCCGCCGGCGTGACGGTGGCCGGCATCGATTTCGGCGGTGCCGAGCGCATGGCCGCACCCGGCGCGCGGGTTGCACTGGTCTATCAGCTCAGCGTGAATCGTTTCCGTGGGGAGACGGCGGCGCAGTTGCTGGTGCGAGAGCTGGTCGCTATCGCCTGA